The segment CTCCACGTCGATCCAATGCCAGATGCCGACCCGGCCTCCCTTCACCGCCTGCTGGAATCGCAGCTCGCTTTCCTCCAAGGCCCGGCGCGCGGCGATGCGTTCGCTGACGTCGAGCACGGAGGCGATCACGAATCGACCTTCCGGGGTCTCGAAAGGATTCAAGCCCACTTCCACCGGAAACAGGCTGCCATCCTTGCGCCTGCCCTCCAGCTGGCGTTCCGGCCCCATTGCCCGCGTCTGAGGGTGGGCGTGGTAGTTTTCTCGCAAGCCCTGATGACCGGAGCGCACCTGTTCCGGCACGAGCATTTCCACGCTCCGACCGACCAGCTCGGACTCCGCGTAGCCGAAGATCAGCTGCAACTGGGTGTTGGCCTGCACCATCTTTCCCTGGCTGTCTACGATCAGCATCCCGTTCGCTGCGGCCGAAATGGCCGCTTGCGCCCGGGCCGCGTTGATGTCGCTGCGCATCAAGGCCTCGCTCGCCTTCTCCTCGAGACTTCGCTTCAGAGCCGCCTCGGTCTGATAGATCTCCGTGCGGTCGAGGTAGAAAAGCACGAAAAGGCTCTCGGTGGGGGCCAGGCGAAAACTGAAAAACCGCTCTTTGCCCTCCTCATCGGCGAACAAACGGTCGCCTGCGATGGTCCTGCCGGTGCGCGAGGCCTCTTCGAGATCCGCCTTCAAGGCCAAGGATCTCGCGAGCGGCATGGCCAACTCGATGTCCATGCCGGAAGCTTGTTCTCGATCCACCGCCAGCTCTTGGGCCGCCACTTCGTTGAACTCCGAAAGCAGGTAGCGCGCAGTGTCCCCTTCACCCCTCTTCTCGATGGTCAGAAACCCGTCCACGCCCGCCTTCAAAATGGTTTCGTAGAGCCGCTCGCGTTCTCCCAACCGATCCTGCACCGCCCTCATTTCCTTCGGGAGCGGGATACGCAGCAGCTGCGGCATGGCCCGGATCAGGTAGATCGCAGTCGCCACCGAAACCAATCCCGTGGCCAGCTTCATCATGCCCGTCAGCCGGTAGGCCCCTTGCCAGACGCTGTAGATTTCGAGCAAATGCGTGCAGCCGCAGAAAAAGATGAACAGGCTGAAGAGCCAGAACGCTCCGCGAAACCGAAGCCCCCTGCGACGCTTCACGAGAAAAACCAGACAGACCGGGATCGCGAAATAGCTCAGCGTCACCAACGAGTCCGATATCACGTGCAGCCAAAGAATGTCCGGCCTCCACATATAGCAGTGCCCATGTGGCATGAAATCAGCATCGAACAGCTGCGAAAAAAACGAGCGGAATGCGTAGAGAACGATCAGGACCAGAGCGGTCGCCGACACGAACAGGCCGGCTAGAAGTACTCGTCTATCGTGGCGGGGAGTGTCTGCGTCCATTCGCGGGCAATCAAACGTATCCCCAGCTCGGGAGCAAGCGATGGATCCGATTTGCCGCCAGCTCGCTAAAATTTGTTGAAAAATGCAACCTTCGCAAACGCGTCACATTCTTCACGAAACCTTTTTCGTAACGAATTGGAAAAACTTCGCTATCTTCCGGCTTTCCGGAGTCGCCGCGAATTGCATTGCTGGCGAGCTATGCTACCTTTCGCCTCCAAGTTCAACCGCGCAACATCAAGAAAAATAGCAGCCAAGCCTCGCCACCTTGCGTCTGATCGAACACCTCGCAGACTATGCCATTCAATCCAAGCTTGGAACGGATTCTTCCCAAGTCCGATTCACGATCGGTCCTGCTCGTCGAGGACGACGACATACATTTCGAGCTGGTCAACCATGCCGCTCACGCCTCTCCCCATCTGAACGTACAAATCGAGCGCGCCGTTTCGCTGGGCGAAGCCTTCAGCGTTATCGAAAGCAGCCCGCCGGACATCATCGTGCTCGATCTGGGCCTACCTGAATCGGAGGGACTGCAGACCTTGGAGACGTTTCTCAAACGCGGGATCCCCATCCCCGTCATCGTGCTCACCGCCATGGCCAATCTGGAGCTGGGGGAACGGGCCATCCAGATGGGCGCCATGGATTTCCTCGGCAAGGACGAGATTTCCGACCGCTCGCTAGCCCGCTCCATTCGCTACTCGATCGAACGCTGGAAGCAGAAGACCACTCTCGACGCCACCATCGCGGATCTGGAGCGGTTTGGGAACGCCGCCGCCCACGATCTGGTCTCCCCCTTGAACGCCATCCAGGGCTTCACTCGCCTCATCGAAATCGGCTTGGAGAATACCGAAGTGAGCAAGGACATCCACGAGTGCCTCCATCTGCTGGAAGTGAGCTCGCAGAGAGCGGCAGACCTGGTGACCGATCTGCATAAATTCGCCAAGCTGGGGCGACACTCCATTTCGCGGGAGGAGACCGACCTGAGCGAGTTGATCGAGGAAGTGGAATCGTCTCTGCAACCCATGATCGGCGAGCACGAAGGTTCGCTGGTGGTAGGCAGTCTGCCGAAACTGAACCTGGACCGCGGCCTGTTCGTGCACGTTTTCCAGAACCTCATCAGCAACGGCTTGAAATACCACCGCAAAGGCACCCCGCCCATCGTGGCCATCGACAGCTGCACCGTTGACGGCCGACACGTCATCAACGTGCGAGACAACGGCATCGGCATCTCGCCCTCGGACCGACAGCGCATCTTCGCGCCCTTCGAACGCGTGAAGATCGACAAAGCGGTCGACGGCACCGGCATCGGCTTGTCCATCTGCAAGCGCATCATAGAAGCCCACGACGGCGTCATCTGGGTGGAGTCCGAAGTGGGACGCGGATCGGCCTTCAATTTCTATATCAACGAATAGGGATCGCCACTCCGCGCCACTAGCGCTGGATCAGGTATCGGTCTTTCATCAGACGAGGCATCCCCTTGCGCATACGAATTTCGGCGAAGGCTCTACCGAGCCAGTCGCCTCGTCGAGCGAAAGCGCTTTGGATCCCGGAGCTAGACCCGGGCGAAGCAAAACAGCTGCCACCGCCCGTTCGAGAGCCTATTCCCATTCTCGCGGAGCTGCGACCTCTAGTCTTCGAAGACCTCCGAGCGATCGGAGAAGCAGATAAGCCGAAAGTCTCCCGCGATGCGTGATGCCCGCCTGACATGCGTTTTGCACGACTCTGTAGCCGAATCTCTTCCTAGGATGCGTAAACCTGGCCGGCATCGGAAGCTGGCGCAACCTAAGCAGTGTCCGGGGCGGAGGAAAGTGATTATGAATTTTAGACGAATGCTTCTCATCGTTTCGCTGTCCGCGCTCTGCGGGCTTTACCAAACCGCCATCAGGGCCGCCGAATCGACCCAGGACAGCGACAAGTCCGACTCGGTGATCGGGGCCGAAGTCGTAGGAGAGGAAGGCTATTCTCGGATCGGAACGGTTGTCGGCATCGCCCGCGGCGGCGAGGGCGGCCCGGCTAAGCTGTACGTGGTGAAGTCCAACGCGCTTTTCGGCGGGCACGGCCTGATCCCGCTTTCCCACGTCATGGACGAGTTCAAGGTCCCGAACAAAGACGGGAGCCAATCCTATCGCATCAAGGTAGCGATCAACAAGGCGACCTTTCGAAACATCGCGAACTGGGACCACAGGAACGAACCCATCTCCGTCTACCTGAATCGAATGGAATCGATCTTCAGCACCCTCTTTGGCCTCGAGTCCTCCACCATCGAATCCTTCGCTCGCAACCTCGTGGTGGACCACGGCTCCGGAGCAACATCAGACGAAGCGGAAGTGGCGAAGCTTTAGCCTGCCCTGCGACTCTTGGCCAGCCTTTACGTAACTAGCGTGCTGTCAAGGACCGCCATTCGCCACTCCTTCGCCACGCGAACGTTCCACACGTTCTCCAGAAGTGGCAGCCTCGCAGGGATGGGCGCCTGCGGCTTTGTCGTCGCTGCGCTCTTCGGAACGAACCCCTTCGGGTCTTCTCGTCCCTGCTCTAAGTCAAGGACCGCCGTTCGCCACTCCTTCGCTGCGCGAACGTTCCACACATTCTCCAGAAGTGGCAGCCTCGCAGGGATGGGCGCCTGTGGCTTTGTCGTCGCTGCGCTCCTCGGTACGAACCCCTTCAGGTCTTCTCGCCCCTGCTCCTAGGTCAAGGACCGCCGTTCGCCACTCCTTCGCTGCGCGAACGTTCCACACGTTCTCCAGAAGTGGCAGCCTCGCAGGGATGGGCGCCTGCGGCTCTGTCGTCGCTGCGCTCCTCGGTACGAACCCCTTCGGGTCTTCTCGTCCCTGCTCTAAGTCAAGGACCGCCGTTCGCCACTCCTTCGCTGCGCGAACGTTCCTCACGTTCTCCAGAAGTGGCAGCCTCGCAGGGACTCGAACCCCGACAGATGGAACCAGAATCCATAGTGCTACCATTACACCACGAGGCTGTCAGAAAGCGGCACGTTACGATGTCGTTTCCGGAAATCAATGATAATTCCACGCTTTTTTCGGTTTGAGACGCCAGCTGCCTGACCGGAGGTTTTCGCAGCTCGAAACTAACGCTTCAACCCCAGAACGACGGCCTCGCGCAGCGCTGCAATCATGGAGCCGAGTCGATCGGACGGTGCTTAAAATCCGGCTTGCGCAAGCGCTGGCGCCTGAAATGGTCACCTACGTGAGCGATCGTATCATCCCAGAACACTTCCAGTACTGCCCGAGTTGCGGTACCGACCAGATTTCCATTTCGGCCCAGCAGGAAAACAAGGTGGAATGCGCCGCCTGCGACTTCACGCTCTACTTCAACCCGTCCTGCTCCGCTGGAGCTCTGATCTTCGACGGTCAGGGACGGCTTCTGGTCGTCGAGCGGGCCCGTGAGCCGTCTAAGGGAAAGTTTGGCATTCCGGGCGGCTTCACCGATTTCGGCGAGCGCCTCGAGCACGTGGTGGTTCGCGAGGCGAAGGAGGAAACCAATCTGGACTTGGAAAACGTGCGCTTCTTCGCCTCCTTTCCCAACCCCTATCACTACAAATCCGTGATCTATCCGGTCACCGATACCTACTTTCTCGCTTCTGTCGATTCCTTCGATCGGATGGAAGCGGAGAAGAGCGAAGTATCCGGTATCCATTTCGTGGATCCGAAGGAAGTTCCTGAGGAGCAGTGGGCTTTTCCGTCGCTGCGAAACGTGATCAAGCTCTACCTCTCGACCAAGGCCTGAGGCCCTACTTCGGAAAACGGATGTCCATCCAGACCGGGCGATGGTCGCTGCCGCGGAAGAAGTCCTCATGCCAGTACACGCCTCCGTTCAAGACGGCGACCGCCTCTAACCCCGGAGAAACGAGGAGGTAGTCGATTCGCGAATACTCCGCCCCCTTCTCGTAGAAGTGAGTCCAAATCTGCTTCTGGTGGTCGCTATGATCCTGCAAGCGACTGATCTGCACCTCGCCCTTGCTGAGAAAGCGCCTCACTGCGGAGGAGTGAGGACCATCATTCAGATCCCCCGCGATGACAAACATGTTTCGCGACGGTTCAGAGCATCGACGCAATATCCGATCTCGAGCCGCTTGCGCCTCGCCCGCTCGTCTGAGCGAGGACTGCGGGTCGCGCTCGTCGTCGGTGTATTTGCTTTTCAAATGCAGAGCGAACAAAGCCAACTCCTGATCGGTCGACGCTATCCGCACGCGCAGTTCGAGCATGCCCCGCTTCACTCGGCTCGCTTCGCCGAAAATCGTGAAATCGAGATCGACATGCTCCAGCGACTCCACCGAAAAGCCTCGGTCCTCGCGCCAAAGAGCTCCCACCATGCGGGATTGGTCTTCGCCCCGAACAAGGGCCATTCCGTGATAGACCAACCCGTCACGAGCCAAATCCTCGCGCAGCTCTCGTAGAAAGTCTTGGGATCCGACTTCCTGCACCGCGAGCACATCGGCTTCCAGCGCCAGGATCGTCTCCCGCACCACCGCCTTTTCAATCTCCCGTTTCGGATAATCGAGCCGATATCGGCCCTCCACCAGACGATCCATGCTAAGGTAGTTGCGGAGATTGTAGGTCGCCACCCGCAATCCCTCCTTTGGGGGCGGTTCAGGCAGCTCCTCCGGGCGCAGAACAGCGACGAGAGAGAGGCAGAAAAGCCAAGTCAGCCTACGGAACCGTTTCATCGCCCACGCGCCAGGATCTCGTTCGCTCAGTCCCCTCTCATCGAATGCTCGCGCTCCAACAAGGTCGGATGGCTGTAGTGGAAACCGCTGTACGCAGGGTGTGGCTGCAGATTGCTCAGGTTCTTTTCGCTCAACTGGCGCAAGGCCCGGCTGAGAGGTTTCCAGGACCCCACGATGTCGCGAGCGAAGGCGTCGGCCTCGTATTCATGTTTTCGAGACATGACATTGAAGATCGGGGTCAGCCAAAACGTGAACAGTCCGCCGATAAGCCCGAAGAGGAGGAAGGCGATGCCGATGTCGGCGCTTTGCGGATCGAATCCGAAATCGGAGAAGAACCGTTCGCTGCGAGCGAGGTAGCCGACGATCCAGAACCCGGCGAGCATCATCAGCCCCGAGGTGATCAGCATTTTCGGGATATGCCCCTTTTTGTAATGTCCGATTTCGTGAGCCAGCACAGCTTCGATCTCCTCCTCCCCGAGCTGTTCGATCAACGTATCGTAAAGCACGATACGGCGGAATTTTCCGAAGCCTGTGAAGTAGGCGTTTGAGTGGGCCGAACGCTTGCTGCCATCGATGACCTGGATGGCGTTGCACTTGAAGCCAGCCTTGTCCGACATGGCCATCAACCGCGTTTTCAGCGGCCCGTCCTCCAGGGGCGTCAGCTTGTTGAAGAGAGGGATGATGAGCATGGGATAGAGCACCATCATGACGAGTTGGAAGACGAACATCACGCCGAAGCCGACCGCCCACCAGAGCGGACCGATCCAGTCCACAAGGCTGATGAGCACCCATAGTAGCGGAAATCCTATGATCAGACCCACCAAGGTCCCCTTCAGCTTGTCAGCGAGCCAAAGCCCCACGCTGCTGCGATTGAAGCCAAACCGCGCCTCGATCTTGAACTGAGACCAGTAGTCGAATGGAAGACTGGGTAGCCCAGCGACCACCATCGCCACTACCAGAAAAAGGGCCGAGCTCCAGGCCGCGTTTCCAAAGGTCGCCGACCACGTCTCGAAGGCCGCAGGCAGCACGCCGGAAAGCACGATCGCCGCCACCACCAGGGCGTCGAAAAGAAGCTCCCAGGATCCGAAACGGCTTTTCGCGAGGGTGTAGCGGTTGGACTTGTTGAAATTTTCCTCGCTCATCACGCCCTCCAGCTCGGCAGGCAGCTTGCTGGAACGCTTCGCCACGTGGGCGCGGTTCAGGGCTTCGAGGACCAGTTCCGCCCCGAGTTTCGCTAGGAGGGCGACTAGAAAGACCACTTCAAGGGGTGTCATATCCCCAAGCCATCTCTAAGATCCGAGGGCCTGTCCAGCGCGGAGTTCCCTGAGGGTGGATCGGGGCGATGCTGAAGCTCGGTCCACCTGAGTGCCCCGGTCTGCGTCGCGCGCCGATTTCGTGCCTTGAACTCCAAGCCGAGCCTCGCATAGTGCACCCTTCGTGAGCGCCAAGAAAAAGGAAACGATCGCCAGTTTCGAAGAGGGACTGGAAAAGCTGGAAGCCATCGTGCAGGAGATGGAGGAAGGAAAACTGCCGCTGGAAAAGCTGATCACCCACTACGAATCCGGTTCGAAGCTGCTCGCCGAATGCGATCTCAAGCTCAAGGAAGCGGAAAAGAAGATAGAAATCCTGCGCTCGAAAAACGCGGAAAACCCGGTCTTCGAGGATTTCGATCCCGATCAGTAGCCGTTTATAGACTCAAAACGATGGACAAGAGCGAGGCTTTGCCCTCAGCTACGCGCCTCTCATTTTACGCCTTGAAAGACCAGTCACAGAAATCCTCCTCGCCCGCCGGCAGCGCCTATCCTCTCCTCAGCCAGATCAAAGGGGCTTCCGACCTAAGAAAGCTAAGCAGCGTCCAGCTCGAATCGTTGGCCGAAGAAATCCGACAGCGCTTGATAAACGTCACCTCGGTCAACGGTGGCCATCTGGGGCCGAATCTCGGCGTGGTGGAGCTGAGCATCGCCCTGCACCTGGTGTTCGACACTCCCGCGGATCAGTTCGTCTTCGACACCTCCCACCAGGGCTACGTGCACAAGCTGCTCACTGGTCGCAACGGTCCCGACTTCGAAGGCATCCGCTCCTCCAAGGGTCTGAGCGGATTTCTCGCTCGCGACGAGAGCGAGCATGACGCGTTCGGGGCGGGTCACGCCGGCACGGCGCTTTCCGCAGCTCTCGGCATGGCGACGGCCCGCGACGTCCTCAAGTCCAAGGATCATGTGGTGGCGGTCTGCGGCGACGCTTCCTTCACCTGCGGCATCACCATGGAGGCGCTCAACAACGTGGCCGCCTCCACCCAGCGCCTGATCATCGTGCTCAACGACAACGAGTGGTCCATCGCCAAAAACGTCGGCGCCATATCGAAGTACCTCAATGAGCTCATCACCAACCCGATCTACAACCGCTTGCATCACGACGTGGGCACTCTGCTGAAGAGCGTGCCGGGCGGCGACCAGCTGGTGAAGCTGGGCAAGACCGCGGAAAAGGGCTGGAAGAGCATGGTGCTGCCCTCCTCGCTTTTCGAAAAATACGGCGTGCGCTACCTGGGGCCGATCGACGGCCACGACCTTCCGCTGGTGAGGCGCTACCTGGAGTTCGCCAAGGAATCCGACGAGCCGGTCATCGTGCACGTGGTCACCAAGAAGGGCAAGGGCTACAAGCCCGCCATCGACCATCCGGAGCGTTTTCACGGCACAAGCCCATTCGCCATCCCTTCCGGGCTTCCTTCAAAGAAGACGAAAACCCCGCCACCCGCCTATCAGGACGTCTTCGGCAAAGCCATGGTTCGCTTCGCCAAAGCCAATCCCAAGATCGTCGGCATCACCGGGGCCATGCCTTCCGGCACCGGCCTGATCCACTTGAGCGACGAAGTTCCTGAGCAGTTCTACGACGTGGGCATCGCGGAGGAGCATGCCGTCCTATTCGCCGCGGGCATGGCCACACGCGGTCTGCGGCCAGTCTGCGGCATCTACAGCACCTTTCTACAACGGGCCTTCGACCAGATCATACACGACGTCTGCTTGCAGAAGCTCCCGGTGGTCTTCTGCATGGACCGAGCCGGCTTGTCGCCAAACGACGGCCCGACGCACCACGGCCTTTTCGACATCGCCTACCTGCGCATGGTGCCCAACCTCATCTTCATGCAGCCCAGCAATGAGGACGAGCTGGTCGACATGATGCAAACCGCGTTCAGCCAAAACCTGCCGGCGTTCATCCGCTACCCGCGCGGCTCGGGCGTCGGGGTTGAAATGAAGACCGATCCGCAGGCCTTGCCGATCGGCAAAGCGGAAGTCGTGAAAAACGGCAGCGAATTGGTTATCTGGGCCTTGGGACCGATGGTTCAGGACGCTTTGCAGCTCGCGCAGACGCTGGAAGCGGAAGATGGCGTCAAGGTCGGCGTGGTCAACGCCCGCTTCATCAAACCGCTCGATCGGAGCCTCTTGCTAGAACAGGCCGACACGGCCACGCTGCTTGTGACCATGGAGGATGGCGTGCTTTCCGGCGGTTTCGGCAGCCTGGTGGCGGAGACCCTGGTCGACAACGGTCTCGCTACGCCCTTGCACCGCATCGGCTGGCCGGATGAGTTCGTCAGTCACGGCGACAGCGTGGCGGAGCTCCGAAGCCGCCACGGCCTCTCTCCCGACGATATGCTGCGAGGTATCCGCTCAAAGCTGAAGACGCTACACGCCTAGCGTTTTCAGATCCTTGACGAGAAGCCCGCCCATTTTGCAGACCGCCTTGAAATGCTGAAGCTCGACCGGCTGGATCGAGAGTCTTTGCCCACGCTTCACCACCAGCATTTCCTCGAGCTCGGGCGTTTCCTTCATCTCCTTGAGCGAGACCAGACGCTTGAAGGGCAGCGCATACTTGAAGTCCACCATCAGCCAGCGTGGCTCCTCTGGCTTGGACTTCGCATCGTAATAGTCCGACTTCGGGTCGAACTGCGTGTGGTCCGGATAGGCTGACTCGCTGACGACCTCCGCCAAGCCGACAGCTCCGCTTTGCGGACCGGCGTTGGAGTGGTAGAACAACGCGATGTCCCCCTTCTTCATGCTGTCACGCATGAAGTTTCGGGCCTGATAGTTCCGAATCCCATCCCAGTGCTCGGTCTGTTTCGGACAGGCCTTCAGGTCGTCGAAGGAGAACACATCCGGTTCACTCTTAATCAGCCAAAGATTCTTCGCCATGACCTCACCAAGGGTACAAGCTGGACCCTCCTCAAGCAAAAACCGAAGGCTACTCCCAGCCCTCAAGCCCCAGGCCGAAGCCGGGCCATGCGCGCGTTCAAATACAATTTTTCGTCAAACGCCTCACCCCGCATCAAGAATCTCTGAGAGTCGTCGAATATCGAGTCGGAGGGCTTTCGATCTCCTTCCGCCCACGAACAATCGCCCACGACACCCCATGCTCAATCGACTAAGCCTCAATCTGCGTATCACTTTTCTGGGCACTGCCGTCATCCTGGCATTCTCGCTGGTTTCCGCCGCATTGTATCCGAAACTGAAAACCCAGTTCTTCGGAGAGAAAAAGGCCAAAACCCAAAACCTGGTGGAAAGCGCCGCGGGTATCATCGACTTCTACGTCAACGAAAGCCAAAGCGGCCGCATGGGAAAAGAGGCCGCCCAGGAAGCCGCCAAGGCGATGCTGGCCACCCTCCGCTACGACAACAGCAACTATTTCTGGGTGAACGACCTGCATCCGAACATGATCATGCACCCGATGAAGCCTCAGCTCAACGGGCAGGACCTCAGCGAGCTCGCAGACCCCAATGGCAAGCGGCTTTTCGTGGAAATGGTCAAGACGGTGCAAAAAAACGGCAGCGGATTCGTG is part of the Pelagicoccus sp. SDUM812003 genome and harbors:
- a CDS encoding PAS domain S-box protein, with protein sequence MDADTPRHDRRVLLAGLFVSATALVLIVLYAFRSFFSQLFDADFMPHGHCYMWRPDILWLHVISDSLVTLSYFAIPVCLVFLVKRRRGLRFRGAFWLFSLFIFFCGCTHLLEIYSVWQGAYRLTGMMKLATGLVSVATAIYLIRAMPQLLRIPLPKEMRAVQDRLGERERLYETILKAGVDGFLTIEKRGEGDTARYLLSEFNEVAAQELAVDREQASGMDIELAMPLARSLALKADLEEASRTGRTIAGDRLFADEEGKERFFSFRLAPTESLFVLFYLDRTEIYQTEAALKRSLEEKASEALMRSDINAARAQAAISAAANGMLIVDSQGKMVQANTQLQLIFGYAESELVGRSVEMLVPEQVRSGHQGLRENYHAHPQTRAMGPERQLEGRRKDGSLFPVEVGLNPFETPEGRFVIASVLDVSERIAARRALEESELRFQQAVKGGRVGIWHWIDVESPEQWWSDSFYQVLGFEVGEIEAHADTFRELLHPEDRERTFDLVSRCVAGEDAFAIDYRIKRKDGRYRWFYGAGVAVHDKAAGRTSMIGSMQDIQFRKDAEDQVRSAKEAVEAKNREMEEMMYAVSHDLKSPLVSIRGLIQILQARGGADGDPNQDFVQRIDRLASHMGDLITDLLEMSRVGHASENIESVRSADVVEDVLQGLLTKTGHSNWEVVVGKDLPVLRVDRKRLWQLLQNLISNALKYGTNENGNGGRIEIGSASDVRGVTLFVRDFGEGIEIEQQERIFQVFKRLNTKKEGTGVGLAIVKKIMEHYEGSVTIDSALGQGSTFSLHFPKERWVRDEG
- a CDS encoding hybrid sensor histidine kinase/response regulator, with translation MPFNPSLERILPKSDSRSVLLVEDDDIHFELVNHAAHASPHLNVQIERAVSLGEAFSVIESSPPDIIVLDLGLPESEGLQTLETFLKRGIPIPVIVLTAMANLELGERAIQMGAMDFLGKDEISDRSLARSIRYSIERWKQKTTLDATIADLERFGNAAAHDLVSPLNAIQGFTRLIEIGLENTEVSKDIHECLHLLEVSSQRAADLVTDLHKFAKLGRHSISREETDLSELIEEVESSLQPMIGEHEGSLVVGSLPKLNLDRGLFVHVFQNLISNGLKYHRKGTPPIVAIDSCTVDGRHVINVRDNGIGISPSDRQRIFAPFERVKIDKAVDGTGIGLSICKRIIEAHDGVIWVESEVGRGSAFNFYINE
- a CDS encoding NUDIX domain-containing protein; amino-acid sequence: MVTYVSDRIIPEHFQYCPSCGTDQISISAQQENKVECAACDFTLYFNPSCSAGALIFDGQGRLLVVERAREPSKGKFGIPGGFTDFGERLEHVVVREAKEETNLDLENVRFFASFPNPYHYKSVIYPVTDTYFLASVDSFDRMEAEKSEVSGIHFVDPKEVPEEQWAFPSLRNVIKLYLSTKA
- a CDS encoding endonuclease/exonuclease/phosphatase family protein, with amino-acid sequence MKRFRRLTWLFCLSLVAVLRPEELPEPPPKEGLRVATYNLRNYLSMDRLVEGRYRLDYPKREIEKAVVRETILALEADVLAVQEVGSQDFLRELREDLARDGLVYHGMALVRGEDQSRMVGALWREDRGFSVESLEHVDLDFTIFGEASRVKRGMLELRVRIASTDQELALFALHLKSKYTDDERDPQSSLRRAGEAQAARDRILRRCSEPSRNMFVIAGDLNDGPHSSAVRRFLSKGEVQISRLQDHSDHQKQIWTHFYEKGAEYSRIDYLLVSPGLEAVAVLNGGVYWHEDFFRGSDHRPVWMDIRFPK
- a CDS encoding M48 family metallopeptidase, with amino-acid sequence MTPLEVVFLVALLAKLGAELVLEALNRAHVAKRSSKLPAELEGVMSEENFNKSNRYTLAKSRFGSWELLFDALVVAAIVLSGVLPAAFETWSATFGNAAWSSALFLVVAMVVAGLPSLPFDYWSQFKIEARFGFNRSSVGLWLADKLKGTLVGLIIGFPLLWVLISLVDWIGPLWWAVGFGVMFVFQLVMMVLYPMLIIPLFNKLTPLEDGPLKTRLMAMSDKAGFKCNAIQVIDGSKRSAHSNAYFTGFGKFRRIVLYDTLIEQLGEEEIEAVLAHEIGHYKKGHIPKMLITSGLMMLAGFWIVGYLARSERFFSDFGFDPQSADIGIAFLLFGLIGGLFTFWLTPIFNVMSRKHEYEADAFARDIVGSWKPLSRALRQLSEKNLSNLQPHPAYSGFHYSHPTLLEREHSMRGD
- the xseB gene encoding exodeoxyribonuclease VII small subunit; the protein is MSAKKKETIASFEEGLEKLEAIVQEMEEGKLPLEKLITHYESGSKLLAECDLKLKEAEKKIEILRSKNAENPVFEDFDPDQ
- the dxs gene encoding 1-deoxy-D-xylulose-5-phosphate synthase — translated: MKDQSQKSSSPAGSAYPLLSQIKGASDLRKLSSVQLESLAEEIRQRLINVTSVNGGHLGPNLGVVELSIALHLVFDTPADQFVFDTSHQGYVHKLLTGRNGPDFEGIRSSKGLSGFLARDESEHDAFGAGHAGTALSAALGMATARDVLKSKDHVVAVCGDASFTCGITMEALNNVAASTQRLIIVLNDNEWSIAKNVGAISKYLNELITNPIYNRLHHDVGTLLKSVPGGDQLVKLGKTAEKGWKSMVLPSSLFEKYGVRYLGPIDGHDLPLVRRYLEFAKESDEPVIVHVVTKKGKGYKPAIDHPERFHGTSPFAIPSGLPSKKTKTPPPAYQDVFGKAMVRFAKANPKIVGITGAMPSGTGLIHLSDEVPEQFYDVGIAEEHAVLFAAGMATRGLRPVCGIYSTFLQRAFDQIIHDVCLQKLPVVFCMDRAGLSPNDGPTHHGLFDIAYLRMVPNLIFMQPSNEDELVDMMQTAFSQNLPAFIRYPRGSGVGVEMKTDPQALPIGKAEVVKNGSELVIWALGPMVQDALQLAQTLEAEDGVKVGVVNARFIKPLDRSLLLEQADTATLLVTMEDGVLSGGFGSLVAETLVDNGLATPLHRIGWPDEFVSHGDSVAELRSRHGLSPDDMLRGIRSKLKTLHA
- a CDS encoding EVE domain-containing protein; this translates as MAKNLWLIKSEPDVFSFDDLKACPKQTEHWDGIRNYQARNFMRDSMKKGDIALFYHSNAGPQSGAVGLAEVVSESAYPDHTQFDPKSDYYDAKSKPEEPRWLMVDFKYALPFKRLVSLKEMKETPELEEMLVVKRGQRLSIQPVELQHFKAVCKMGGLLVKDLKTLGV